A stretch of Cydia splendana chromosome 7, ilCydSple1.2, whole genome shotgun sequence DNA encodes these proteins:
- the LOC134792513 gene encoding myophilin-like encodes MAENRAGKAGINADAQARINSKYNDDVARETLEWVRVLTGQPANTSGDVENLYNVLKDGTLLCKLVNAIQEGSVKKINQSTMAFKCMENINAFLEAAKKLGVPPQETFQTIDLWERQNLYSVVTCLQSLGRKAGNYGKPSIGPKEADRNVREFSAEQLKAGQNVISLQYGTNKGQQTGISFGGRRQI; translated from the coding sequence ATGGCAGAGAACCGCGCGGGGAAAGCTGGCATCAACGCTGACGCCCAGGCCAGGATTAACAGCAAGTACAACGATGATGTCGCCCGCGAGACGCTCGAGTGGGTCAGGGTCCTCACCGGACAGCCCGCCAACACCTCCGGCGACGTGGAGAACCTCTACAACGTCCTTAAAGACGGTACCCTGCTCTGTAAGCTAGTTAACGCCATCCAAGAGGGCTCCGTTAAGAAGATCAACCAGTCCACCATGGCATTCAAGTGCATGGAGAACATAAATGCCTTCTTGGAAGCGGCCAAGAAGCTGGGCGTACCTCCTCAGGAAACTTTCCAGACTATCGACTTGTGGGAGAGGCAGAACCTTTACTCTGTCGTGACCTGCCTGCAGTCGTTGGGAAGGAAAGCCGGTAACTACGGGAAGCCCTCGATCGGGCCCAAGGAGGCCGACAGGAACGTGCGGGAGTTCAGCGCGGAGCAGCTCAAGGCCGGCCAGAATGTCATCTCCCTGCAATACGGCACCAACAAAGGACAGCAGACGGGCATCTCTTTCGGAGGCAGGAGGCAAATATAA